CATTTTGATTTTACGCAGCCAACACTCTCTCATCATATGAAAGTATTGGAAAAAGCTGGCATCGTCTCGGTCAGCAAGCAAAGCCAGTGGCATCACTATACGCTAAAAGAGGCATTTGTGAAAGAGTTTATGTTGTCGATGACACAATTGTTAGCGATGAACGAGCAACAGTGAAGAATGGATCAAATAAGATGGATCTAAAGAAGGAGATTTTTATTAAATGGGCTATGCATTAGAAATAAAGGATTTGAAAAAAGTATACGCAACAGGCGTTGAAGCGCTTCGTGGCATTGACTTAACTGTTGAGGAAGGGGATTTTTATGCGCTTTTAGGACCAAATGGTGCAGGAAAATCAACAACGATCGGAATTATTACGTCGCTTGTCAATAAAACTTCAGGAAAAGTCAAAGTATTTGATTATGACCTTGATACAGATCTGGTACGTGCGAAACAGCAAATTGGTTTAGTACCACAGGAATTCAACTTTAATCCCTTTGAAACCGTCCAGCAAATCGTAGTCAATCAAGCCGGTTATTACGGGGTATCACGAAAAGAAGCGCTGGAACGCAGTGAAAAATATTTGAAGCAGTCAAATCTTTGGGAAAAACGAAATGAGCGTGCACGGATGCTTTCTGGCGGGATGAAACGTCGTTTGATGATCGCTCGTGCGCTGATGCATGAGCCGCGCTTGTTGATTCTGGATGAACCGACAGCTGGGGTCGATATCGAGCTGCGTCGTGAAATGTGGGAGTTTTTGCGTGAATTGAATGAAAGTGGCACAACTATCATTTTAACGACGCATTATTTAGAAGAAGCAGAAATGCTTTGCCGTAATATTGGGATCATTCAATCAGGGGAATTGATCGAAAATACAAGCATGAAATCTCTTTTGGCAAAATTACAGTTTGAAACGTTTATCTTTGACTTGGCTCCATCGGATAAGAGACCGGAAATCGTTGGCTATAAGAGTTTTCTTGAGGATGAACAGACACTTGAAGTGGAAGTTGAACGTAATCAAGGAATCAATGAAGTATTCAAACAGTTGAGTGACCAAGGAATCAAGGTTCTATCCATGCGTAACAAATCAAATCGTTTGGAAGAGCTGTTTCTGAAAATCACTGAAGAAGAACATCACGTGGAGGAAAAAAATGTCTAATCTTTATTTTACAGCTTTAAAAAGCTTAGCAGTCAAAGAAACAAATCGTTACCTGCGGATCTGGGTCCAAACCTTAGTACCGCCAGTCATTACGACATCATTGTATTTTATTATTTTTGGGAAAATGATTGGAGGACGGATCGGAGATATGGGTGGCTTTTCTTATATGGAATTTATCGTCCCTGGCTTGATCATGATGTCAGCTATCACAAGCTCTTATTCAAACGTATCTTCTTCTTTTTTCTCACAGAAATTCCAGAAAAATATTGAAGAGCTGTTGGTTGCACCAGTACCGACACATGTGATCATTTGGGGCTTTGTCTTCGGTGGTCTTGGCCGAAGCGTGCTAGTTGGAACACTAGTTACGATGATTTCGTTATTTTTTGTTCCCCTGCACGTCTATTCATGGTTCATGGTGATCGTGACACTTCTAATGACGGCGATCTTATTCTCTTTAGCAGGGCTATTAAATGGGATCTTCGCGCAGTCTTTTGATGATGTGTCGATTGTGCCAACGTTTGTTTTACAGCCGTTGACTTATCTTGGCGGTGTTTTCTATGCGATTTCAATGTTGCCGCCATTTTGGCAAGCTGTTTCAAAAATAAATCCGATCGTTTACATGATTTCAGGCTTTCGCTTTGGTTTTTTAGGAACAGAAGATGTGCCAGTAGCATTATCACTAGCCATTTTAATTCTCTTTATCGTGGTGCTTTATTCTGTATGCTGGTACTTGATCGATAAAGGACGCGGCTTGAGAAGTTAAGTTATTACTCATTTTTTATTATGAATTAGAGTCTTAGACAAAACTAGGTATTCGTTTTGTCTAGGGCTCTTCTTTTCAGCAGTATATGTGGGAAAACACTTCATTTGATTGTAGATATTCTTAGAACAAAAGCAGCGAATCCAATCAAGAAAATTCCCATAAATGCGGGCGCTGCATGACTAAATACAGCATACAATTGTCCGCCGATCAACGGTCCGATCACGCGAGCCAAAGCTTGCATACTCTGCGCACTCCCCTGAATTTGACCTTGCTCACTTGCACTAACTGATTTTGATAACATTCCATTAAAAGAAGGCCCAAAAACAGAATCACCTAAACCGAAGAAAATCATCCCTAAAAGGAAGCATCCAGAGTGGGCAGTAAGTGCCGATAAGGCAATAAAAAAGTATCCAACAAGTTCACTGATCATCCCTACCAAAGCAATAGTTTTATCTGGCATGATTTTTAATAAACGAGGCATAATGAATGCTTGGGAGAAAATATCCAGTATACCGATGATCGAAAAAGTTAGACCGATCAGAACAGGCTGCCAAGCGAAAGTATCAATTGAAAATTGCGAAAAAATCGCTTGCAATGAACCATTTGGCAGCCAAACAAGAAAGCCAGTGAGCAATAACCATTTGATTGATAGAAGGGAGAAGCTATTTGATAGTTGACCAAAGGGATGAAGCTGTTTTACTTTCAGCTTAGGTGTACGTTTTGATCTTACGAGACTTTCCGGCATGAAAAAATACCCGTATGCCGCGTTTAATAAAGTAACAACAGCTCCAGCATACATCGGAACTCGATGACCGAATGTAGCCAGAGTACCGCCGATGATCGGACCTAACGTTGTTCCGACACCGACGAGTGCGCTGATCCAGCCGAAATATTTTGTTCGTTCGCTTTCAGGAGTGATATCTGCAAAATAAGCAAAAATCGCAGAGATTTCTCCCCCAGTCGCTCCTTCGATGATTCGACCTAGGAAAAGGACCCAAAGAGCTCCGCTTATGCCAAAAATAACGTAACCCAAAGCTGAACCTAACAAACTGAGGATCAGTACAGGTCGGCGCCCATAGCGGTCGCTTAAAGAGCCTAAGATAGGTGCAACTATAAAAACGGCTAAAGCATAAACTGACATGAGTGAAGTGACGATCGTTGCCTGTTTGCTAGGATCTTTTGTATAATCAGAAACTAAAAATGGCAATACTGGACTAACGATAGTTAAACCTAATCCAGTTAAAAAAACAGTAGTAAAACCAAAAATCAACGCATGTTTATTGATAGAATGAGTCATTAAAATTCTCCTTCAATGATATTGTTTCTGAGGAAACAA
This sequence is a window from Enterococcus wangshanyuanii. Protein-coding genes within it:
- a CDS encoding ABC transporter permease; the encoded protein is MSNLYFTALKSLAVKETNRYLRIWVQTLVPPVITTSLYFIIFGKMIGGRIGDMGGFSYMEFIVPGLIMMSAITSSYSNVSSSFFSQKFQKNIEELLVAPVPTHVIIWGFVFGGLGRSVLVGTLVTMISLFFVPLHVYSWFMVIVTLLMTAILFSLAGLLNGIFAQSFDDVSIVPTFVLQPLTYLGGVFYAISMLPPFWQAVSKINPIVYMISGFRFGFLGTEDVPVALSLAILILFIVVLYSVCWYLIDKGRGLRS
- a CDS encoding ABC transporter ATP-binding protein, with amino-acid sequence MGYALEIKDLKKVYATGVEALRGIDLTVEEGDFYALLGPNGAGKSTTIGIITSLVNKTSGKVKVFDYDLDTDLVRAKQQIGLVPQEFNFNPFETVQQIVVNQAGYYGVSRKEALERSEKYLKQSNLWEKRNERARMLSGGMKRRLMIARALMHEPRLLILDEPTAGVDIELRREMWEFLRELNESGTTIILTTHYLEEAEMLCRNIGIIQSGELIENTSMKSLLAKLQFETFIFDLAPSDKRPEIVGYKSFLEDEQTLEVEVERNQGINEVFKQLSDQGIKVLSMRNKSNRLEELFLKITEEEHHVEEKNV
- a CDS encoding ArsR/SmtB family transcription factor, coding for MNYDETSCVLKAMADPKRLKIIDLLSNGTMCACDVLKHFDFTQPTLSHHMKVLEKAGIVSVSKQSQWHHYTLKEAFVKEFMLSMTQLLAMNEQQ
- a CDS encoding MFS transporter, with the translated sequence MTHSINKHALIFGFTTVFLTGLGLTIVSPVLPFLVSDYTKDPSKQATIVTSLMSVYALAVFIVAPILGSLSDRYGRRPVLILSLLGSALGYVIFGISGALWVLFLGRIIEGATGGEISAIFAYFADITPESERTKYFGWISALVGVGTTLGPIIGGTLATFGHRVPMYAGAVVTLLNAAYGYFFMPESLVRSKRTPKLKVKQLHPFGQLSNSFSLLSIKWLLLTGFLVWLPNGSLQAIFSQFSIDTFAWQPVLIGLTFSIIGILDIFSQAFIMPRLLKIMPDKTIALVGMISELVGYFFIALSALTAHSGCFLLGMIFFGLGDSVFGPSFNGMLSKSVSASEQGQIQGSAQSMQALARVIGPLIGGQLYAVFSHAAPAFMGIFLIGFAAFVLRISTIK